Proteins from a single region of Phycisphaeraceae bacterium D3-23:
- the fliE gene encoding flagellar hook-basal body complex protein FliE has protein sequence MNDPLGHIQQSQAASPIKSVKLPNAASEIKGPDFVQHLRENISQVNKLQGEAETAIEDLVAGRRDDMESVLMAKQKADIAFQMMLQVRNKLMDAYEEVKQIRV, from the coding sequence ATGAACGACCCCTTGGGACACATCCAGCAGAGCCAGGCCGCTTCACCGATTAAATCGGTGAAGCTGCCTAACGCCGCGTCCGAGATCAAGGGCCCGGACTTCGTCCAGCACCTGCGCGAAAACATCAGCCAGGTGAACAAGCTTCAGGGCGAGGCCGAGACCGCGATCGAGGACCTCGTCGCCGGCCGGCGCGACGATATGGAGAGCGTCCTGATGGCCAAGCAGAAGGCGGACATCGCGTTCCAGATGATGTTGCAGGTGCGCAACAAGCTGATGGATGCGTACGAGGAAGTGAAGCAGATTCGGGTGTAA
- a CDS encoding FliI/YscN family ATPase, translating into MTLLADQLGLIDDAVAVEVSGAVAEVRGLSARVTALPVPIGTHVTIATRRGRGPTLDGEVVGFAGNQAVVMALGPLTGVGPGDRVTAGQHAQQVRVGSSLLGRVLDGMGRPIDGQGPLRDTVPRPLNPKPVDPLTRPLIDEPLATGVRAVDGMTTLGKGQRLGVFAGPGCGKSTLLGMMAKQTEADVSVIALVGERGREVRDFIDNVLGPEGLARSVVVCATGDEPALLRVRAALVATSIAEHFRDSGLDTLLLVDSVTRLCQAQRQIGLAAGEPPATRGYPPSVFSLLPELMERSGRTPAGSITALYAVLVEGDDLTEPIADACMGVLDGHVLLSRKLADRGHFPAIDVLGSISRIAPDVTPPEHQHARREVLQLLAAYRDVEDLLNIGAYAAGSNPQFDLAIAAKPMLDQFLQQGRGETTSAGNTRADLQHTQQQLAAIVMSLQQAGAQLGR; encoded by the coding sequence ATGACGCTGCTCGCCGACCAGTTGGGCCTGATCGATGACGCCGTGGCCGTGGAGGTCAGCGGGGCGGTCGCGGAGGTGCGCGGGCTTTCCGCGCGGGTGACGGCGTTGCCCGTCCCGATCGGCACGCATGTCACGATCGCCACGCGACGCGGCCGAGGCCCGACGCTCGACGGCGAGGTCGTCGGCTTCGCGGGCAACCAGGCCGTCGTCATGGCGCTGGGCCCGCTCACCGGCGTCGGGCCGGGCGACCGCGTCACCGCCGGGCAGCACGCGCAGCAGGTCCGTGTCGGCTCGTCGCTGCTAGGCCGGGTGCTCGACGGCATGGGCCGGCCCATCGACGGCCAGGGCCCGCTCCGCGACACCGTCCCGCGGCCGCTCAACCCCAAACCCGTCGATCCGCTCACCCGCCCGCTCATCGACGAGCCCCTCGCCACCGGCGTCCGCGCGGTCGATGGGATGACCACCCTGGGCAAGGGCCAGCGCCTCGGCGTCTTCGCCGGGCCCGGCTGCGGCAAGTCCACGCTGCTGGGCATGATGGCCAAGCAGACCGAGGCGGACGTCAGCGTCATCGCGCTCGTGGGCGAGCGCGGCCGCGAGGTCCGCGACTTCATCGACAACGTCCTCGGCCCCGAGGGGCTTGCACGCAGCGTCGTCGTCTGCGCGACCGGCGACGAGCCCGCGCTGCTGCGTGTGCGCGCCGCGCTGGTCGCGACCTCGATCGCCGAGCACTTCCGGGACAGCGGGCTCGATACGCTGCTGCTTGTGGACTCGGTCACACGCTTGTGCCAGGCCCAGCGACAGATCGGCCTCGCCGCCGGCGAGCCGCCCGCGACGCGCGGGTATCCGCCGAGTGTGTTCTCGCTGTTGCCGGAACTGATGGAGCGCAGTGGCCGGACACCGGCCGGCTCGATCACCGCGCTCTACGCCGTGCTCGTTGAGGGCGACGACCTGACCGAGCCGATCGCCGATGCGTGCATGGGCGTGCTCGACGGGCACGTCCTGCTCTCCCGCAAGCTCGCCGACCGCGGCCACTTCCCCGCCATCGATGTGCTCGGCTCCATCAGCCGCATCGCCCCGGACGTCACCCCCCCCGAGCACCAGCACGCCCGCCGCGAGGTCCTCCAACTCCTCGCCGCCTACCGCGACGTCGAGGATTTACTCAATATCGGCGCCTACGCGGCCGGCAGCAACCCGCAGTTCGATTTAGCGATAGCCGCCAAACCGATGCTCGACCAGTTTCTCCAGCAGGGCCGGGGCGAAACCACCTCCGCCGGCAACACCCGCGCCGACCTCCAACACACCCAGCAACAACTCGCCGCGATCGTGATGAGCCTGCAGCAGGCGGGCGCTCAACTCGGCAGGTAG
- a CDS encoding flagellar hook-length control protein FliK has translation MIEAIQALFSHAQTADPAGGLRASAVGEAEPSLGVSFRDELSAQTRKGRENSGETRDRVAGVEKKADDAPRGHDETVVEESRVVEEADGAAQSDDPRELEEQETSEQAAGEVSSEDAAADDAAGLDAGAAQKQGGPAAAAVEASPVAASAAASSQAGGEAAVLAQEVARNVGDGKRVAESAPGAQAGEGKARQQAVKDTSSLPSPAPQASGRADATTQSPIASTAQSTQQQATETADTKPLAVQTVAQASAAQSEQAAAATTAATPTPSATLTAVDSGPALPTPVGATGVAAQRADAAAAREADTSALNSARLTRGLASAVNQRGGAVTLRLTPPDMGTVRIQMQLTGAILSASLHTETASAHQLLTQQLGQLRTSLESQGLTVERLHVQPMQPAQQSGASDQNNEGDQQRQHNEGRSRGRQEGGGNNSRGGAHDNDAQRDGRPDPQTFDDHLTQSPADAAA, from the coding sequence ATGATCGAGGCGATACAGGCATTGTTTAGTCACGCGCAGACGGCCGACCCCGCGGGGGGTTTGCGCGCGTCGGCGGTGGGCGAGGCGGAACCATCGTTGGGCGTGTCGTTCCGGGACGAGCTGTCGGCGCAGACGCGGAAGGGCCGTGAAAACAGCGGCGAAACGCGAGATCGTGTTGCGGGGGTTGAGAAGAAGGCAGACGACGCGCCGCGCGGACATGATGAGACGGTGGTTGAGGAATCGCGTGTTGTCGAAGAGGCGGATGGTGCAGCTCAGTCGGACGATCCACGCGAGTTGGAAGAGCAAGAAACCTCGGAACAAGCGGCGGGCGAGGTGTCCTCGGAAGACGCGGCTGCTGATGACGCGGCGGGTCTCGATGCAGGCGCTGCACAAAAGCAAGGTGGTCCCGCAGCCGCCGCAGTAGAGGCATCGCCGGTTGCGGCTTCGGCCGCTGCGTCAAGCCAGGCGGGGGGCGAGGCGGCGGTGCTCGCGCAGGAGGTGGCCCGTAACGTAGGCGACGGCAAGCGTGTTGCGGAGTCTGCGCCGGGTGCGCAGGCGGGCGAGGGTAAGGCGAGGCAGCAGGCAGTAAAAGACACGTCGTCTCTGCCGAGTCCAGCACCTCAGGCCTCGGGCCGCGCGGACGCGACGACGCAATCGCCTATCGCTTCGACGGCCCAGTCGACGCAGCAGCAGGCGACTGAAACAGCCGATACCAAACCGCTCGCTGTGCAGACGGTTGCGCAGGCCTCCGCCGCACAATCCGAGCAGGCCGCAGCCGCCACAACAGCAGCAACGCCCACGCCCAGCGCGACCTTGACCGCTGTCGATTCCGGCCCCGCTTTGCCGACGCCGGTCGGCGCGACGGGCGTCGCCGCGCAGCGTGCCGACGCCGCGGCCGCGCGCGAGGCCGATACCTCGGCGCTCAACAGCGCACGCCTGACGCGCGGGCTCGCCTCGGCGGTCAACCAGCGCGGCGGGGCGGTGACGCTCCGCCTGACGCCGCCGGATATGGGCACCGTCCGTATCCAGATGCAGCTCACCGGCGCGATCCTCTCCGCCTCGCTGCACACCGAGACCGCATCCGCGCATCAGCTCTTGACCCAGCAACTCGGCCAGCTCCGCACGTCGCTCGAGTCGCAGGGGCTCACCGTCGAGCGTCTGCACGTTCAGCCGATGCAGCCCGCGCAGCAGAGCGGCGCGAGCGACCAGAACAACGAAGGCGATCAGCAGCGACAACACAACGAAGGCCGAAGCCGCGGCCGGCAAGAGGGCGGCGGCAACAACAGCCGTGGCGGTGCCCATGACAACGACGCGCAGCGGGACGGCCGACCCGACCCGCAGACCTTCGACGACCACCTGACCCAGTCCCCGGCCGACGCGGCCGCGTGA
- the fliJ gene encoding flagellar export protein FliJ → MARFLFRYQSILNHREKAEQVCQRALAELMHERNRLMQKLASMQQTISAVKRDAAEGLRGRVDLQAVAGIARYSARCTDEGHGLVRRVAELETRVEIARKRLLEASRERQALDLLRDRQHEAWTREQRRMEAKRLDDHTAQVYARETQAEPTPCEPSSPRSSLLSSSTSSPRSA, encoded by the coding sequence ATGGCTCGATTTCTGTTCCGTTACCAGTCGATCCTGAACCACCGCGAAAAGGCGGAGCAGGTGTGTCAGCGGGCGTTGGCGGAGCTGATGCATGAGCGCAACCGGCTGATGCAGAAGCTGGCGTCGATGCAGCAGACGATCAGCGCCGTCAAGCGCGACGCGGCCGAGGGTCTTCGGGGGCGCGTCGATCTACAGGCGGTGGCAGGAATTGCGCGGTACAGCGCAAGATGTACCGACGAGGGGCACGGCCTGGTCCGGCGGGTCGCGGAGCTCGAAACCCGCGTAGAAATTGCAAGGAAACGGCTGTTGGAGGCGTCGCGCGAGCGGCAGGCACTCGATTTGCTTAGAGACAGGCAACACGAGGCCTGGACGCGGGAGCAGCGACGCATGGAGGCGAAGCGGCTCGATGACCACACCGCCCAGGTCTACGCCCGAGAGACCCAGGCGGAGCCGACCCCATGCGAACCCTCATCACCGCGTTCATCCTTGTTGTCGTCGTCAACGTCCTCGCCGCGGTCGGCCTGA
- a CDS encoding flagellar FlbD family protein — MITITRLNGRKLVVNAELIKTVESNPDTTIKLTTGDIILAKETLAEVVELAVDYGRSLRKLLPPS; from the coding sequence ATGATCACCATCACCCGACTCAACGGCCGCAAGCTCGTGGTCAACGCCGAGCTTATCAAGACCGTCGAGTCCAACCCCGACACAACGATCAAGCTCACGACCGGCGACATCATCCTCGCGAAAGAGACGCTCGCCGAGGTGGTCGAGTTGGCGGTCGATTATGGCCGATCGCTGCGTAAACTCCTTCCACCGAGTTGA
- a CDS encoding flagellar hook-basal body complex protein: MPLTTSLFTGLTGMQTSSQMLDVVGNNIANVNTTAYKSSTINFQTQVSQILANGSAPSAQLGGSNPAQVGLGVQLAGITRNFSDGGLQPTGVSTNAAIEGDGFFIVEAGGTQRFTRDGTFTLDRDFNLVTAGGARVQGNGIDSDFNVVQGFLQDVNIPIGVLTIAEATENVNFSGNLNSDGVVATLGSISTSDPYYSDAGATTPATAGDALASLFDGAGSSLFNLGDVLTFTGVTRGGADVPNKTFEIGAANTTASDGFGTTLADFMNFLQGITGIDPGQPGTPGVSVSAAGEIVVAGNLGTGTAIEVETTDIIVNQGTTNAQPLTWTQTQQATGESARTTFVAYDSLGSPLEIDLTMVLESATNSGTTWRFYTHAEDDTDLETFMGSGTLQFDTSGQLIASTDSTITIDRNNTGALNPQPITLNFTDQFGSVTSLADQESRISSISQDGTPIGTLADFSISQDGTIVGVFSNSLLRDLGRISLATFSNNEGLLEVGGNLYSNTSNSGTPQIVDAGSGGAGRVIGRAIELSNVDLAQEFINLISAQTGFSANSRVISTSQQLIQQLLQTI, translated from the coding sequence ATGCCGCTCACTACATCGTTGTTCACCGGCCTGACCGGGATGCAGACCAGCTCGCAGATGCTTGACGTCGTCGGCAACAATATCGCCAACGTCAACACGACCGCGTACAAAAGCAGCACGATCAATTTCCAGACCCAGGTCTCACAGATCCTGGCGAACGGCTCTGCGCCCAGCGCGCAGCTCGGCGGCAGCAACCCGGCGCAGGTCGGGCTCGGCGTCCAGCTCGCCGGCATCACGCGCAACTTTTCTGACGGCGGGCTCCAGCCCACCGGCGTCTCGACCAACGCGGCGATCGAGGGCGACGGCTTCTTCATCGTCGAAGCCGGCGGTACCCAGCGATTCACCCGCGACGGCACGTTCACCCTCGACCGCGACTTTAATCTCGTTACCGCCGGCGGCGCACGCGTACAGGGCAACGGCATCGACAGCGACTTCAACGTTGTCCAGGGATTCCTCCAGGACGTCAACATCCCGATCGGCGTGCTCACCATCGCCGAGGCGACCGAGAACGTGAACTTCTCGGGCAACCTCAACTCCGACGGCGTGGTGGCGACGCTCGGCTCGATCTCCACCTCCGACCCGTACTACTCCGATGCCGGGGCGACCACCCCCGCGACGGCGGGCGATGCGCTCGCGTCGCTTTTCGATGGCGCGGGCTCGTCGCTGTTCAACCTCGGCGATGTCCTCACCTTCACGGGCGTCACCCGCGGCGGCGCGGATGTACCCAACAAGACCTTCGAGATCGGCGCGGCCAACACCACGGCCTCCGACGGCTTCGGCACTACGCTCGCGGACTTCATGAACTTCCTCCAGGGCATCACCGGCATCGACCCCGGCCAGCCCGGCACGCCCGGCGTGAGTGTTTCGGCGGCGGGCGAGATCGTCGTCGCGGGCAACCTCGGCACGGGCACCGCGATCGAGGTCGAGACCACCGACATCATCGTCAACCAGGGCACCACCAACGCCCAGCCACTTACTTGGACGCAGACCCAGCAGGCCACGGGCGAGTCGGCAAGGACCACTTTCGTCGCCTACGACTCGCTGGGCTCGCCTCTCGAGATCGACCTCACTATGGTGCTCGAGTCCGCGACCAACTCCGGCACGACCTGGCGTTTTTACACACACGCCGAGGACGATACCGACCTCGAGACCTTTATGGGCAGCGGCACGCTCCAGTTCGACACGAGCGGCCAGCTCATCGCCTCGACCGACTCGACGATCACCATCGACCGTAACAATACCGGGGCGCTGAACCCCCAACCGATCACGCTGAACTTCACCGACCAGTTCGGCTCGGTGACCTCGCTCGCCGACCAGGAGAGCCGTATCTCCTCGATCAGCCAGGACGGCACACCGATCGGCACGCTCGCGGACTTCAGCATCAGCCAGGACGGCACGATCGTCGGCGTGTTCTCGAACTCGCTGCTGCGCGACCTTGGCCGCATCTCGCTGGCGACGTTCTCGAACAACGAGGGCCTGCTCGAAGTCGGCGGTAACCTCTACAGCAACACGTCGAACTCCGGCACACCGCAGATCGTCGATGCCGGCAGCGGCGGGGCGGGCCGGGTCATCGGCCGGGCGATCGAGCTGAGCAACGTCGACCTCGCGCAGGAATTCATCAACCTCATCAGCGCCCAGACCGGCTTCAGCGCCAACTCGCGCGTCATCAGCACCAGCCAGCAGCTCATCCAGCAGCTGCTGCAGACGATCTAA
- a CDS encoding FliH/SctL family protein, which yields MPLLKSQLAPPAMKEAIVLDLGDLGAQAAKIRMRAEAEAERIIEDAHARAAAIVTQREQEADERGYAAGLERGRAEGQEQGKAQALAQAHEEIARLTATWTDVATQWETQRTAMQRDARQSVTAFALRAVEKIVHRVVETDTDTVARQVAAALELVLSQHDVVVRIHPDDRERIENTLPQIVERIGDLGHVLLADDPDVGPGGCALAFGSGHIDATIETQLERITDLVLPGSREATADDDANEAGENHSANETEPADDDTPGDPGA from the coding sequence ATGCCCTTACTGAAATCACAGCTTGCCCCGCCCGCGATGAAGGAGGCGATCGTTCTCGACCTCGGCGACCTGGGGGCACAGGCCGCGAAGATCCGCATGCGCGCCGAGGCCGAAGCAGAGCGCATCATCGAGGATGCACACGCCCGTGCCGCCGCGATCGTGACGCAGCGCGAGCAGGAGGCCGACGAACGCGGGTATGCGGCGGGGCTTGAGCGCGGCAGGGCAGAGGGCCAGGAGCAAGGCAAGGCCCAGGCGCTTGCACAAGCGCATGAGGAGATCGCCCGGCTCACCGCGACGTGGACCGACGTCGCCACGCAATGGGAAACCCAACGCACCGCGATGCAGCGCGATGCCCGGCAGTCGGTCACCGCGTTCGCCCTGCGCGCCGTCGAAAAAATCGTCCACCGTGTCGTCGAGACCGACACCGACACCGTCGCTCGGCAGGTCGCCGCGGCGCTCGAACTTGTCCTCTCGCAGCACGACGTCGTTGTCCGCATCCACCCCGACGACCGCGAACGCATCGAAAACACGCTGCCGCAGATCGTTGAGCGCATCGGCGACCTGGGCCACGTCCTGCTCGCCGACGACCCCGACGTCGGCCCCGGCGGCTGCGCGCTGGCCTTCGGCAGCGGGCACATCGACGCCACCATCGAAACGCAGCTTGAACGTATCACCGACCTCGTCTTGCCCGGCTCGCGCGAGGCGACCGCCGACGACGATGCCAACGAAGCAGGCGAAAACCATAGCGCGAACGAAACTGAGCCGGCGGATGACGATACGCCCGGGGACCCGGGTGCATGA
- the fliG gene encoding flagellar motor switch protein FliG, which yields MADLGMTATQQPESRAPALTGIKKAAVLLLALDQEAAALMLKQLGQTAVEEVTRELAGIGSIKKDVRDQVLQEFYDLAVAHSWAREGGLDYAKALLAQSLDPADADRILQQISQQVRKTPFSFLQKAESSNLLTFIQDEHPQTIALIVSHLAFHKASEILAGLPTPKQIEVVKRVANMEQTNPEVISEVERGLESRLANMLNQSFEKIGGVDSVAEMLNLVDRTTEKGIMEGLEADDPDLVEEIRRLMFVFEDILLVDDKGIQAVLKEIENDELALALKTASQELKDKVFKNMSERAAAMIGEDMEFMGPVRVSDVEQAQQRIVDIVRRLEDAGEIIIAGRGGDKDMIV from the coding sequence ATGGCAGACCTCGGCATGACCGCGACACAGCAGCCCGAATCCCGTGCCCCGGCACTGACGGGCATCAAGAAAGCCGCCGTGCTCTTGCTCGCGCTCGACCAGGAGGCCGCCGCGCTGATGCTCAAGCAGCTGGGCCAGACCGCCGTCGAAGAAGTCACGCGCGAGCTTGCCGGCATCGGCAGCATCAAGAAAGACGTGCGCGACCAGGTCCTGCAGGAGTTCTACGACCTCGCCGTTGCGCACAGCTGGGCCCGCGAGGGCGGGCTCGACTACGCCAAGGCCCTGCTCGCGCAGTCGCTCGACCCCGCGGATGCCGACCGCATCCTCCAGCAGATCAGCCAGCAGGTCCGCAAGACACCGTTCTCGTTTCTACAAAAGGCCGAGTCGAGCAACCTCTTGACCTTTATCCAGGACGAGCACCCGCAGACCATCGCGCTGATCGTCTCGCACCTCGCGTTCCACAAGGCCTCGGAGATCCTTGCCGGGCTCCCCACGCCCAAGCAGATCGAAGTCGTCAAACGCGTCGCGAATATGGAGCAGACCAACCCCGAAGTCATCAGCGAGGTCGAGCGCGGGCTGGAGTCGCGCCTCGCCAATATGCTCAACCAGTCGTTCGAGAAGATCGGCGGCGTGGACTCCGTCGCCGAGATGCTCAACCTTGTGGACCGCACAACGGAGAAGGGCATCATGGAAGGCCTCGAGGCCGACGATCCTGACCTGGTCGAAGAGATCCGGCGGCTGATGTTTGTCTTTGAAGACATCTTGCTGGTGGATGACAAGGGGATCCAGGCCGTGCTCAAGGAGATCGAGAACGACGAGCTCGCGCTCGCGCTCAAGACCGCGAGCCAGGAGCTCAAGGACAAGGTCTTCAAGAACATGTCCGAACGCGCCGCCGCGATGATCGGCGAAGACATGGAGTTCATGGGCCCGGTCCGCGTGAGCGACGTTGAGCAGGCCCAGCAGCGCATCGTCGATATCGTCCGCCGCCTCGAAGACGCGGGCGAGATCATCATTGCCGGCCGCGGTGGCGACAAGGACATGATCGTTTAG